The Xanthomonas fragariae genome has a segment encoding these proteins:
- a CDS encoding M48 family metallopeptidase — MKARLLIVIALLALTACATTTSPTGRRQVVGGVSQQQLDQLGAQSFAQTKAKEKVSTDGRQNAYVQCVVNALVAQLQPQWRQTRWETALFVDDEANAFALPGGKVGVNTGIFTVAKTQDQLAAVLGHEIGHVISRHHEERITRQLGAQAGLDIIGALAGAAYGDGAASAVNQVGSMTAQTVFLLPGSRTQESEADVVGQRLMAQAGFDPAQAVTLWQNMMSASGNRQPQWLSTHPAPANRIRELQADVNQLEPVYQQALQDGHGPHCG; from the coding sequence ATGAAAGCTAGGCTGTTGATCGTTATTGCCCTCCTTGCCTTGACGGCATGTGCCACCACCACTTCGCCAACCGGCCGCCGACAGGTGGTGGGAGGCGTGTCGCAACAACAGCTCGACCAGCTCGGCGCGCAGTCGTTTGCGCAGACCAAGGCCAAAGAAAAAGTCAGTACCGACGGCAGGCAAAATGCCTATGTGCAATGCGTGGTCAACGCGCTGGTTGCGCAGTTGCAGCCGCAATGGCGCCAAACCCGCTGGGAAACGGCGCTGTTCGTGGATGACGAAGCCAATGCATTTGCTCTGCCCGGCGGCAAGGTGGGCGTAAACACCGGCATTTTCACCGTTGCCAAGACCCAGGATCAGTTGGCCGCCGTGCTTGGACACGAGATCGGGCATGTGATTTCGCGCCACCATGAAGAACGCATCACCCGTCAGCTCGGCGCACAGGCCGGCCTGGACATCATCGGCGCTCTGGCCGGTGCGGCCTATGGAGATGGAGCCGCTAGCGCGGTCAATCAGGTCGGCAGTATGACCGCCCAGACAGTGTTTTTGCTACCCGGCTCGCGCACGCAAGAGAGCGAGGCCGATGTGGTCGGTCAGCGTTTGATGGCCCAGGCAGGCTTCGATCCTGCCCAGGCAGTGACGTTGTGGCAGAACATGATGTCTGCCAGTGGCAACCGTCAGCCGCAGTGGCTGTCCACCCACCCCGCCCCCGCCAACCGGATTCGCGAACTGCAGGCCGACGTCAATCAGCTCGAACCGGTCTACCAGCAGGCGCTACAGGACGGCCATGGGCCGCATTGTGGCTAG
- a CDS encoding tetratricopeptide repeat protein, with protein sequence MKLLNRKQALLSLFIAASLGGAVVADAVAQSDRSSERASRKSKNSGKAEELYPQSTRAAPTIKPSSKLSSKLQKLIETFNKGEDYPGVRTQADEILANSAANEADKALAAQLAAQAAYNLDDVAAAKKYLQQAISLNTLDNNGQFQSMLMLAQLQLQDNQQAEGLVTLDKYLDESKSQRPEDLILKGQALYQVERYKEAIPVLKQAIAASPEPKDAWNQLLMSSYAEAGQTGEAVAAAEALAVKSPGDKKAQLNLASMYMQADQMDKAAAVMDKLRAAGQLTEEKEYKQLYSIYANTEKKEKDVIAVINEGMQKGILKPDYQTYLALAQSYYYSEDVPKAIENWQKAAPLSKDGETYLNLAKVLHSEGRIPEARQAAQQAIAKGVKKPDDAKKIINLK encoded by the coding sequence ATGAAACTGCTCAACCGCAAGCAAGCCCTGTTGTCCTTGTTCATCGCCGCCTCCCTGGGCGGGGCTGTGGTTGCCGACGCGGTCGCCCAGTCCGACCGCTCGTCCGAGCGTGCCAGCCGCAAGTCCAAGAACAGCGGCAAGGCCGAAGAGCTATACCCGCAGTCCACGCGCGCAGCACCGACCATCAAGCCCTCGTCCAAGCTGAGCAGTAAGCTGCAGAAGCTGATCGAAACCTTCAACAAGGGCGAAGACTATCCAGGCGTGCGTACCCAGGCCGATGAGATCCTGGCCAACAGTGCTGCCAATGAAGCCGACAAGGCGCTCGCCGCCCAGCTCGCTGCGCAAGCGGCCTACAATCTGGACGACGTCGCCGCTGCCAAAAAGTACCTGCAGCAGGCGATCAGCCTGAATACGCTGGACAACAACGGCCAGTTCCAGTCGATGCTGATGCTGGCCCAGTTGCAGTTGCAGGATAACCAGCAGGCTGAGGGTTTGGTCACGTTGGACAAATATCTGGATGAGAGCAAGTCGCAGCGTCCGGAAGATCTGATTCTCAAGGGCCAAGCGCTGTATCAGGTCGAGCGCTACAAGGAAGCGATTCCGGTGTTGAAGCAAGCCATCGCCGCCTCGCCCGAGCCGAAGGACGCCTGGAACCAGTTGCTGATGTCGTCCTACGCCGAAGCCGGTCAGACCGGTGAAGCCGTCGCCGCTGCCGAGGCGCTCGCCGTCAAAAGCCCGGGCGACAAGAAGGCGCAGCTCAACCTGGCCAGTATGTATATGCAGGCCGATCAGATGGACAAGGCCGCTGCGGTGATGGATAAGCTGCGTGCCGCCGGGCAGTTGACCGAAGAAAAGGAATACAAGCAGCTGTATTCCATCTACGCCAACACCGAGAAAAAAGAAAAGGACGTCATCGCTGTTATCAATGAAGGTATGCAAAAAGGCATCCTAAAGCCTGATTATCAGACATATCTCGCGTTGGCGCAGTCCTACTACTACAGCGAGGATGTGCCGAAGGCGATCGAGAACTGGCAAAAAGCCGCACCGCTTTCCAAGGACGGCGAGACCTATTTGAATCTGGCCAAGGTGCTGCATTCGGAAGGTCGCATCCCGGAGGCCAGGCAGGCCGCGCAGCAGGCGATCGCCAAGGGAGTCAAAAAACCTGATGACGCAAAGAAGATCATTAACTTGAAGTAA
- a CDS encoding energy transducer TonB, producing MTEQLVIHRHDYDAGNQGLSWARIIGIAFVIALHLTALMMLLIPAVAPKAPAEKERTTTVTLVDAPPPPPPPPPPPPPEDKPPPPVKNLSPPKPSPVPPPPEAPVVDVPEPRPSDIVTPPSPPSQPQPPSDIGASVDISSKNMNPPKYPPAAFRAGIQGEVVLIVDVDASGNVTNVSVEKSSRNRDLDRAAMDAARKWKFNASIVNGQKSAGRVRVPVNFALN from the coding sequence ATGACGGAACAACTCGTTATCCACAGGCATGACTATGATGCCGGGAACCAGGGTCTGAGCTGGGCCCGCATTATCGGCATTGCCTTCGTAATTGCCTTGCACCTCACTGCATTGATGATGTTGCTGATCCCTGCAGTGGCTCCAAAGGCTCCGGCAGAGAAAGAGCGCACCACCACAGTCACTTTGGTGGATGCACCACCACCACCACCTCCCCCGCCGCCCCCGCCGCCGCCGGAAGACAAGCCTCCGCCGCCGGTCAAGAATCTGTCGCCGCCGAAGCCCTCACCGGTTCCGCCGCCGCCGGAAGCTCCGGTGGTCGATGTTCCCGAACCGCGTCCTAGCGATATCGTCACGCCGCCGAGCCCACCGTCTCAGCCGCAGCCGCCAAGTGACATTGGCGCCAGTGTCGATATTTCGTCCAAGAACATGAACCCGCCGAAGTACCCGCCGGCTGCATTCCGTGCCGGCATACAAGGTGAGGTCGTCTTGATCGTGGATGTTGATGCCAGCGGCAACGTGACCAATGTGTCGGTCGAAAAGTCCAGCCGCAACCGCGACCTTGACCGTGCCGCGATGGATGCAGCACGCAAGTGGAAATTCAACGCTTCGATTGTTAACGGGCAGAAATCTGCCGGACGTGTTCGTGTCCCGGTCAACTTTGCCCTGAACTGA
- the exbB gene encoding TonB-system energizer ExbB — protein sequence MPQEFFIAAAAGGSNPSAALSQMGFEHLITEMTSNPGDFAVSWVVLITLIAMSASSWYWTVINIFRATRLKSAADRVTTAFWDAPNAQDAIRAMEAQSASEPFSKIALDAAQAAAHHQRAEGSTGALGESLSRSEFVDRALRQAVTRESTKLQSGMTLLATVGATAPFVGLLGTVWGIYGALIKIGATGSASIDAVAGPVGEALIMTAIGLFVAIPAVFAFNFFSKVNSSVIAKFDTFAHDLHDFFATGSRVR from the coding sequence ATGCCGCAGGAATTCTTTATCGCCGCCGCTGCAGGGGGCTCCAATCCGTCGGCCGCTCTGTCGCAGATGGGCTTCGAGCACTTGATCACCGAGATGACCTCCAACCCCGGCGATTTCGCCGTGTCCTGGGTCGTTCTGATCACCCTGATCGCTATGTCCGCTTCTTCCTGGTACTGGACGGTCATCAACATCTTCCGCGCCACCCGTCTGAAGAGTGCGGCTGACCGCGTCACCACCGCGTTCTGGGATGCCCCGAACGCACAGGACGCCATCCGCGCCATGGAAGCGCAGTCGGCTTCCGAGCCGTTCTCGAAGATCGCGCTGGACGCAGCCCAGGCTGCTGCTCACCACCAGCGCGCCGAAGGCAGCACCGGCGCGCTGGGCGAGAGCCTGAGCCGCTCGGAGTTTGTCGATCGCGCCCTGCGTCAGGCCGTGACCCGCGAAAGCACCAAGCTGCAGTCCGGCATGACCCTGCTCGCCACCGTCGGTGCGACCGCACCGTTCGTCGGTCTGCTGGGTACCGTGTGGGGCATCTATGGCGCGCTGATCAAGATCGGTGCAACCGGTTCGGCCTCCATCGACGCCGTTGCCGGCCCTGTGGGCGAAGCGCTGATCATGACCGCGATCGGCCTGTTCGTCGCTATCCCGGCGGTGTTCGCGTTCAACTTCTTCTCCAAGGTCAACAGCTCGGTGATCGCCAAGTTCGACACCTTTGCCCATGACCTGCATGACTTCTTCGCCACCGGTTCGCGCGTCCGCTAA
- a CDS encoding ExbD/TolR family protein: MAFSSGNSGGPMADINVTPLVDVMLVLLIIFIITAPLMSHKVKVELPEANLIQKEDAEKRAAPITLAVKEDGSLYWNDEPISKEALESRLSTAAQQTPQPPLNLRGDRTTKMRTINEITKIAQGQGMLDVGFVATKEKGQ, from the coding sequence ATGGCCTTCAGTAGTGGAAACAGCGGCGGCCCGATGGCCGACATCAATGTGACGCCCCTCGTGGACGTGATGTTGGTGCTGCTGATCATATTCATCATTACGGCGCCGCTGATGTCCCATAAGGTCAAGGTGGAGCTGCCAGAGGCCAACTTGATCCAGAAGGAAGATGCGGAAAAACGCGCCGCACCGATCACTCTAGCCGTCAAGGAAGACGGGTCGCTGTATTGGAACGACGAGCCGATTTCCAAGGAAGCCCTGGAATCACGCCTGTCCACCGCAGCACAGCAGACTCCGCAACCGCCGCTCAATTTGCGCGGCGACCGCACGACCAAGATGCGTACGATCAACGAGATCACCAAGATCGCGCAGGGTCAGGGCATGCTGGACGTCGGCTTCGTTGCAACCAAAGAGAAGGGGCAGTAA
- a CDS encoding ExbD/TolR family protein: protein MAFSTSGNRGPMADINVTPLVDVMLVLLIIFIVTAPIMTYPIAVDLPQRVLNPPPQTTEPPPPIELRIDASNQVFWNNSPTPVAQLQQKMEEVVQADPTNQPELRIDANEDAEYEVMAKVLAAAKNSQMKKIGFMQ from the coding sequence ATGGCATTCAGTACCAGTGGAAACCGAGGCCCAATGGCCGACATCAACGTCACGCCCCTCGTGGACGTGATGTTGGTGCTGCTGATCATCTTCATCGTAACTGCGCCGATCATGACGTACCCGATTGCCGTGGATCTGCCGCAGCGGGTGCTCAATCCGCCACCGCAGACGACCGAACCGCCGCCGCCGATCGAGTTGCGTATCGACGCCAGCAACCAGGTGTTCTGGAACAATAGCCCGACTCCGGTCGCGCAGTTGCAACAGAAGATGGAAGAAGTGGTTCAGGCTGATCCGACCAATCAGCCGGAACTGCGCATCGACGCCAATGAAGATGCGGAGTATGAGGTGATGGCCAAGGTCCTCGCCGCGGCGAAAAACTCACAGATGAAGAAAATCGGCTTCATGCAGTAA
- a CDS encoding DUF5765 domain-containing protein: MEILQAFTYTVINSCSNPMNQVATLLGFLHIAIQPFFINAISLYFIPEAAKNKVKNYAYFACFICLILMILKIYPFEWASHVPKGTALCSDRLCSVSGNWHIAWELPVNDLLSVTIFGFKVVWAPYIFAAFIVPLAYGSWRFTIFHLLLGPILARLTTDNPNEFPAVWCLLSIGFLLLVIKTPVRSWLFVKTVWWRRVSASQEKGSI, from the coding sequence ATGGAAATCCTACAGGCTTTCACCTACACCGTAATCAACTCCTGCAGCAACCCGATGAACCAGGTCGCCACGTTACTCGGGTTCCTTCATATCGCAATACAGCCTTTTTTCATAAATGCGATATCACTTTATTTTATCCCAGAAGCGGCGAAAAATAAGGTGAAGAATTATGCGTATTTCGCTTGCTTCATCTGTCTCATCCTGATGATCCTCAAAATCTACCCCTTCGAATGGGCAAGTCACGTGCCCAAAGGAACGGCTCTCTGCTCTGATCGCCTTTGTTCGGTCAGTGGAAACTGGCATATAGCCTGGGAGCTACCCGTCAACGACCTCCTCAGCGTTACCATCTTTGGCTTCAAGGTCGTCTGGGCACCCTATATCTTCGCCGCCTTCATCGTTCCGCTAGCTTACGGTTCATGGAGGTTTACGATTTTCCATCTTTTGTTGGGTCCAATTCTGGCTAGGCTGACCACGGACAACCCGAATGAATTCCCGGCCGTCTGGTGCTTGCTTTCGATCGGATTTCTTTTGCTAGTGATCAAGACGCCGGTACGCAGCTGGCTTTTCGTTAAGACTGTCTGGTGGAGAAGAGTGTCGGCATCTCAAGAAAAGGGGTCTATTTGA